CGTGGTCACCTCGCTCATCGGCGGCGCGTCCGTCTCCGAAGCGGTGCCGCTGGCACCGCTGACCACGTTGCGCGTCGGGCCCGTCGCACGGCGCCTGATCACCTGCGACACCACCCAGAAGGTCGTCGACGTGACGCGCGCGCTAGGCCCCGACAGCGATGCCCTCGTGCTGGCGGGTGGATCGAATGTCGTACTGGCCGACGACCTCACCGACCTGACCGTCGTCCTGCTCGCCAACACCGAGATCACCGTCAAGGGCAATGTCGTACGCGCAGAGGCCGGCGCGGCGTGGGACGACGTCGTCGTGACGTCGCTGGCGCACGGACTGGGCGGGCTGGAATGCCTGTCCGGCATCCCCGGGTCCGCGGGTGCAACACCGGTTCAGAACGTCGGCGCGTACGGCGCCGAGGTTGCCGACACCATCCGGCGGGTTCGCCTGCTCGACCGGCGCACCGGCACGGACTCCTGGGTGCCACCGCCGGCCCTGCAGTTCGGCTACCGCACCAGCATCCTCAAACGCTCATCGGCAGCGACCGTGCTCGAGGTGGAGTTCGAATTGCGCCCCGACGGACTCAGCGCACCGATGCGCTACGGCGAGCTTGCCAATGCCCTTGGTGCAGAACCGAATTCGCGGGTCGACGCCGCCCGTGTGCGTGACGCGGTGCTGGCGTTGCGGGCCGGTAAGGGCATGGTGCTCGAC
The sequence above is drawn from the Mycobacterium gallinarum genome and encodes:
- a CDS encoding UDP-N-acetylmuramate dehydrogenase translates to MVTSLIGGASVSEAVPLAPLTTLRVGPVARRLITCDTTQKVVDVTRALGPDSDALVLAGGSNVVLADDLTDLTVVLLANTEITVKGNVVRAEAGAAWDDVVVTSLAHGLGGLECLSGIPGSAGATPVQNVGAYGAEVADTIRRVRLLDRRTGTDSWVPPPALQFGYRTSILKRSSAATVLEVEFELRPDGLSAPMRYGELANALGAEPNSRVDAARVRDAVLALRAGKGMVLDPADHDTWSVGSFFTNPVVDQEVFDRLEGSVDGVVPNYPAPDGVKLAAGWLVERAGFAKGYPGNDAVARLSTKHALAVTNRGKATTSDVIALARAVRDGVRTTFGIELTPEPILIGAAL